One segment of Hippopotamus amphibius kiboko isolate mHipAmp2 chromosome 2, mHipAmp2.hap2, whole genome shotgun sequence DNA contains the following:
- the ALDOB gene encoding fructose-bisphosphate aldolase B encodes MAHQFPPLTSEQKKELSEIAQRIVANGKGILAADESVGTMGNRLQRIKVENTEENRRQFREILFTVDSSINQSIGGVILFHETLYQKDSEGVLFRDILKKKGIVVGIKLDKGSAPLAGTNKETTIQGLDGLSERCAQYKKEGADFGKWRAVLKIDSQCPSHLAIQENANTLARYASICQQNGLVPIVEPEVIPDGDHDMEHCQYVTEKVLAAVYKALNDHHVYLEGTLLKPNMVTAGHSCTKKYTPEQVAMATVTALYRTVPAAVPGICFLSGGMSEEDATLNLNAINLCPLPKPWKLSFSYGRALQASALATWGGKAANKKATQEAFMKRALANCQAAKGQYVHTGSSGAASTQSLFTASYTY; translated from the exons ATGGCCCACCAATTTCCACCCCTCACTTCAGAACAGAAGAAGGAGCTCTCAGAAATTGCTCAGCGCATTGTTGCCAATGGGAAGGGAATCTTGGCTGCAGATGAGTCTGTAG GCACCATGGGGAACCGCCTGCAGAGGATCAAGGTGGAGAACACTGAAGAGAACCGCCGGCAGTTCCGCGAAATCCTCTTCACCGTGGACAGCTCCATCAACCAGAGCATCGGGGGCGTGATCCTCTTCCATGAGACCCTCTACCAGAAGGACAGCGAGGGAGTGCTGTTCAGAGACATCCTCAAGAAAAAAGGGATTGTGGTGGGAATCAAG TTAGACAAAGGAAGTGCTCCCCTTGCAggaacaaacaaagaaaccacCATTCAAG GGCTTGATGGCCTTTCTGAACGCTGTGCTCAGTATAAGAAAGAAGGTGCTGACTTTGGGAAGTGGCGTGCTGTGCTGAAGATAGACAGCCAGTGTCCATCCCACCTTGCTATCCAGGAAAACGCCAACACCCTGGCCCGCTATGCCAGCATCTGTCAGCAG aatggGCTGGTACCCATTGTTGAACCAGAGGTGATTCCTGATGGAGACCATGACATGGAACACTGCCAGTATGTTACTGAGAAG GTCCTGGCTGCTGTCTATAAGGCCCTGAATGACCATCATGTTTACTTGGAGGGCACCCTATTGAAGCCCAACATGGTGACTGCTGGACATTCCTGCACCAAGAAGTATACTCCAGAGCAGGTGGCCATGGCCACTGTCACAGCTCTCTACCGTACTGTTCCTGCAGCTGTTCCTG GCATCTGCTTTTTGTCTGGTGGCATGAGTGAAGAGGATGCTACTCTCAACCTCAATGCTATCAACCTTTGCCCTCTACCAAAGCCCTGGAAACTAAGTTTCTCTTACGGACGGGCCCTGCAGGCCAGTGCACTGGCTACCTGGGGTGGCAAGGCTGCAAACAAGAAGGCAACCCAGGAGGCTTTTATGAAGCGGGCCCTG GCTAACTGCCAGGCAGCCAAAGGACAGTATGTGCACACGGGCTCTTCTGGTGCTGCTTCCACCCAGTCGCTCTTCACAGCCAGCTATACCTACTAG